In Kiritimatiellia bacterium, the DNA window CGTGCCGTTGGACAGCAGCACCGACGGGAAGGGCAGGGCCCCCCGGATGAACTCCAGGACAGCCCCGAAGCCCGAGTGCAGCGTCGGCTCGCCCGAGCCCGCGAGCGTGACGTAGTCCGCCTGCCCGCCCTCGTCGCGCCAGCGCGCGAGTTCGGCGGTCACCTCGGCGACGGGCACGTACTCCCGGCGCTCCAGCGTCTTGCGCGACGTGTGCCCGAGTTGGCAGAAGACGCAGTCCAGCGTGCACGTCTTCAGCGGCGTCAGGTCCACGCCGAGCGACCGGCCGAACCGGCGCGAAGGCACCGGGCCGAAAAGATGGCGATATCCGGACATGTCACGAGGTTCCTGCTGTAGTTCCGCCGCTCTGCCGGCGGAAGGGATCTCCGGCGACAGAGCGCCGGAGCTACAGGCCATGCGCTATTTCGCGTCCGGCGTGCTTTCCAGCTCGCGGATCCGGCCTTGGATATCCTCCAGCGTCTTGCCGAAGTAGTCCGCCTGCTGTTTCAGGGCGGCCAGTTCCCGTTCCGGTGCTGCGGAGACTCGGCTCCAGCCCGGTTGTCCGGTGGCCAAGTACCTGTGTCGGTGCCCGCGGCCTCCGCCCATTCCCCGGCCCATCCCGCGACCGAAGCCCGGCGCTGCCGAACCCGCGCATAAGCCCATCCCGCGTCCGCTCATCGCACCCATTCCCATCGGTCCCGTTCGATCTCCACCTGGCATACGGCACTCTCCTTTCTTTGTTCAGACCCAATGCCCCTCGACATTAGCCGCCGCGGTTTCTTTCAAGGCCCCGGCCTTCCAGGCCTCGAGGGCGGCGGCCACCGCGCCGGGGGGCGCGAGGAAGATTTTAATCCCCGCCGCCGCGAGCGTTCGGAACGCCTTCGGGCCGACGTGCCCCGTGAGCAAGACCTCGGCGCCCAGCCGCGCGACGGACTGGGCGGCCTGGATGCCCGCCCCCTGCGCGGCGTTCAAGTTCTGCGCATTATCGTGCGCGGCGTGCTGCCCGGTTTCCGTGTCGAAGACGACAAATTTCTTCGCCCGCCCGAAATGCGGGTCGAGCGCCCCGTCCGGGTTTTCCGACTGCGCCGTGACCGCTACTTTCATCTTTCGTTTCTTCCTTTTCTTTAATCCCGCCATCCGCGTCCGTGCCGTCCACATCCCCGGCCGCGTCCGGGCGGCGCAGACCCGGCCGCGGGAATGACTGGCCCGCCTTCCAGCCGCAGCGCCTTGCCGTGGATCAGCGCGTCGGCGACCTTCCGCCGGGCGGCCTCGACCACGCGGG includes these proteins:
- a CDS encoding DUF5320 domain-containing protein, whose protein sequence is MPGGDRTGPMGMGAMSGRGMGLCAGSAAPGFGRGMGRGMGGGRGHRHRYLATGQPGWSRVSAAPERELAALKQQADYFGKTLEDIQGRIRELESTPDAK
- a CDS encoding NifB/NifX family molybdenum-iron cluster-binding protein, with product MKVAVTAQSENPDGALDPHFGRAKKFVVFDTETGQHAAHDNAQNLNAAQGAGIQAAQSVARLGAEVLLTGHVGPKAFRTLAAAGIKIFLAPPGAVAAALEAWKAGALKETAAANVEGHWV